A segment of the Candidatus Binataceae bacterium genome:
GCAGTTTCTCAAGGCGGTTGTGCGCAGCGGAATGGGAAAAGGTTTATTCTTCGATTGGCGGCTCAATCCCGACGGCTCCCCCAATCCCGACTTCGTTCTTAACCGGCCGCGCTATGCGAATGGCTCGGTGCTGGTGGCGCGGCACAACTTCGGTTCGGGAAGTTCCCGCGAGCACGCCGTGTGGGCGTTGATGGATTTTGGCATCGAAGCGGTCATCGCGCCTTCGTTCGCCGATATTTTCCGCAACAACAGCATGAAGAACGGGCTTTTGCCGATCGTGCTGAAGCCCGATCAGGTCGAAGTGCTGCTGCGCGCGATCGTGAAATACGAAGGCTACCAATTACGGATCGATCTGGAAGGCCAGACTGTCACCGACGATTTCGGCTGGTCGGCGAAGTTTGAAATCGAGCCCTTTCAGAAAAAATGCCTGCTTGAGGGCCTCGATGATATCGCCCTGACGCTGGTCCACGAAAAGGAAATTACCCGCTTCGAAGCCGTGCATCCGATTTCCTATCGTTTCCTGAATGAGTCGAAGCAGCAAGGCAGCAGGTAAGCCCCGATCCTGATGCCTCGGTGACTCGGTGGTGAAATAATCTGGTGGCATGAGCGCGGGGGCTACCATCACAGCCGATAGTAGCTGCACCGGCATGCGGCTTGACGTGTTCGTGTCGGCGCGTCTCGCGCCCGAATATTCACGGTCGCAGGTGGCGCGAATGATCAAAGCGGGGCTGGTGACAGTCAACGGGCTGGCCACCAGAGCGTCGAGCGGCATCCGCCTCGGCGACCGCATCGAAATCGCACCTCCCTCTGCACCATTGGCGCGGCAGTCGCGCGCCGACGCACCCGCGATCGAGGTGCTTGCCGAGGACCCGGAATTCATCGTGGTTAACAAAGCCGCAGGCATGACGGTGCACCCGGCGCCTGGTCATCCCGATGCAACCCTGGTGGATGCTTTGCTCGAGCGTTTTCCCGAGCTGGCGCGGATGGCCGAGCCCGACGGAGTGTTGCGCCCCGGCATCGTTCATCGCCTCGACCGCGAAACATCTGGTGTGCTGGTGGTGGCGCGGACACCGTTCGCGCGAACCGCGCTGGCGCGCCAGTTCAAGGATCGGGTAGTGCGAAAAACCTATCTGGCGATC
Coding sequences within it:
- the leuD gene encoding 3-isopropylmalate dehydratase small subunit, with translation MQPFRSFTGLAVPLDRANVDTDQIIPKQFLKAVVRSGMGKGLFFDWRLNPDGSPNPDFVLNRPRYANGSVLVARHNFGSGSSREHAVWALMDFGIEAVIAPSFADIFRNNSMKNGLLPIVLKPDQVEVLLRAIVKYEGYQLRIDLEGQTVTDDFGWSAKFEIEPFQKKCLLEGLDDIALTLVHEKEITRFEAVHPISYRFLNESKQQGSR
- a CDS encoding RluA family pseudouridine synthase, which codes for MRLDVFVSARLAPEYSRSQVARMIKAGLVTVNGLATRASSGIRLGDRIEIAPPSAPLARQSRADAPAIEVLAEDPEFIVVNKAAGMTVHPAPGHPDATLVDALLERFPELARMAEPDGVLRPGIVHRLDRETSGVLVVARTPFARTALARQFKDRVVRKTYLAIVRGVVARERTTLTRAIGRHPTERKRMSVVSRAPRAAVSHVTTLARFASSAHDDRGATLVRVRPETGRTHQIRVHLASMGHPCLGDRLYGRGTDSVTPGFTRQALHALALSIAHPRSGERLDFVAPLPEDFRQFLSARGIPATSEVLREWIDSK